In the genome of Cryptomeria japonica chromosome 8, Sugi_1.0, whole genome shotgun sequence, one region contains:
- the LOC131062437 gene encoding aspartyl protease AED3 — protein sequence MGLLVLQSLALLALCCWSYSSAELLQSSKEEMGSIISRTNNGAISFPLINIHSDASPFRSLNSTRSSRITEWLKSDIHRQQALFQQKESPSQTEAEGEVPLASGAAIDNGNYIIKLGFGTPAQMIYTMVDTGSDIAWIPCNSCRNCKTHQSFEAQKSSTFKLMSCSSDQCGQVKGICMRGNKCAFGEGYSDGSEVKALLSSDELTTGENGKVHISRFIFGCSNARRGNLEKAPGLVGLGRGTLSFLSQTEPMYGKVFSYCLPSIDSMSFSGTLSLGKGSLSSTQGLRFTPLLPNPAGFATYYYVGLVGISVGNERFFMPKESSQPSSNGGGTVIDSGTVITRLVDPLYCQVRDSFRRQVKSTMIDPVMFLDTCYRIPSGGNFMVPGITLHFQGGLDLALPRESVLITLDDTGSICLAFASAGPGPEAISVIGNYQQQKLRIVYDVPGSRLGIVLENCDR from the coding sequence ATGGGTCTGCTTGTTCTTCAATCATTGGCATTACTAGCGCTATGTTGCTGGTCCTATTCCTCAGCAGAGTTACTGCAATCATCCAAAGAGGAAATGGGCTCAATCATATCCAGGACAAATAACGGGGCCATAAGTTTTCCTCTGATAAACATTCATAGTGATGCATCTCCATTCCGTAGCTTGAATTCCACAAGATCTAGCCGTATAACAGAGTGGCTGAAGAGCGACATCCATCGGCAACAAGCATTATTTCAGCAAAAGGAAAGCCCTAGTCAGACTGAGGCAGAGGGCGAAGTGCCATTGGCTTCAGGAGCGGCCATAGACAATGGAAACTACATAATTAAACTGGGCTTTGGCACTCCGGCTCAGATGATATACACAATGGTGGACACGGGAAGCGATATTGCATGGATCCCATGCAATTCATGCCGGAATTGCAAAACCCACCAGAGTTTCGAGGCCCAAAAGTCATCAACATTCAAGCTCATGTCCTGCTCTTCTGATCAGTGCGGCCAAGTGAAGGGAATCTGCATGAGAGGTAATAAGTGTGCGTTCGGTGAAGGGTATTCGGATGGATCTGAGGTGAAGGCTCTGTTGTCCTCCGATGAGCTCACAACGGGAGAAAATGGCAAAGTTCACATCTCAAGATTCATTTTTGGGTGCAGTAATGCTCGGAGAGGAAATTTGGAAAAAGCACCCGGTTTGGTCGGTTTAGGAAGGGGAACCCTTTCATTTCTTTCTCAGACTGAGCCTATGTATGGGAAGGTATTTTCATATTGTCTTCCTAGCATAGACTCGATGAGTTTTTCAGGGACTCTTAGCCTGGGAAAAGGAAGCCTGAGTTCCACACAGGGCTTGCGCTTTACGCCATTGCTACCAAACCCAGCTGGATTTGCCACCTATTATTATGTAGGCTTAGTTGGAATTTCAGTTGGTAATGAGCGATTTTTCATGCCTAAGGAAAGTTCACAGCCGAGCTCTAATGGAGGGGGCACTGTTATAGATTCGGGAACTGTTATTACTCGATTGGTCGATCCCCTTTATTGTCAAGTCCGTGATTCTTTCCGTCGCCAAGTGAAATCAACCATGATTGATCCTGTCATGTTTCTTGATACCTGCTATCGAATTCCATCTGGTGGGAATTTTATGGTTCCGGGAATTACTTTGCATTTTCAAGGAGGATTGGACTTGGCCCTTCCCCGGGAGAGTGTTTTGATTACTTTGGATGACACTGGGTCTATATGTTTGGCTTTCGCTTCTGCAGGACCTGGGCCTGAGGCAATATCTGTGATTGGAAATTATCAGCAACAGAAGTTAAGGATTGTTTATGATGTACCAGGTTCTCGTCTTGGTATTGTCCTAGAAAACTGCGACCGTTGA